In Pseudoalteromonas sp. '520P1 No. 423', the sequence CATTTAATTTATTACTCTCAAATTATTTAACTGATGTGATTATTGTTAAAATGTAATCCAAACATCATCCTCAAACGTATAGCACTTGATTAAAACAACATATATGTTCATTTGGATTGAGAGTATTAATGCATTTTTCAAAATCAATAGATAATAGTGCTGTGATATGTCGATAAATTTAGTCTGGTTCAAACGAGACTTACGATTATCAGATCATGAACCATTAAGTAGGGCAATAGCTGATAGTATTCGTTCTGGTAGGAAAATACTGCTGTTGTATATATTTGAAGACCTTCAACTAAGTGATAGTCATTACTCAACACGGCATTGGCGTTTTGTATACCAATCTTTAATGGATATGCAGCAAGCTTTACCTGATCAGTCACTCTGGATAAAGCGCGGTAATGCGCTAGATATTTTTGATGAACTAAATCACAATCTGGATATTAATTCTATTTTTAGTCATCAAGAGATTGGATTAGGCAATACTTATCATAGAGATATTCAATTACAAAATTGGTGTAATTATCATCAAATCAATTGGTATGAGAGCAAAACAGGTGCAGTAATTAGAGGTTTATCAAATCGGAAAACTTGGGACAAAACTTGGTCTGCAATGATGCGAGCTAAAATTGAACCCACCTTAATCACTCAGGCTAAATTTGTATTACACAAAGATAAATATACACGTTTAGAGTCAGCTTGGTTAACCCAAGACACTTTAATGCAGCAAGGCGGAGAAACACAAGCTCAAAAAGTGTTGCACAGTTTTTTTGAGCTACGCGGCAAGTCTTATGCGTATTCATTATCTAGTCCGCAATTGAGTCAAACACATTGTTCAAGGTTATCAGCCTATTTATCTTGGGGAAATATTAGTTTAAGGCAAGTTTATCAAGCAACATTACAACACTGGGATCAAGTGGGTTGGAGACGTTCACTGGTGGCATTTAGTTCTCGGTTACATTGGCATTGTCATTTTATTCAAAAATTTGAAAGTGAACATACTATGGAGTATCAGCATTTAAACCGCGGTTATGACAATTTACCTACAGATACAAGTGCTAACGCAGCATTGAATTTGAATGCATGGAAAAATGGTCAAACGGGTTATCCGCTGATAGATGCCTGTATGTTGTGTTTAAAAAATACAGGATACATAAATTTTAGAATGCGCGCGATGCTGGTTAGTTTTTTAACCCATAATCTTGCACTAGATTGGCGATTAGGCGTGAAGCATTTAGCATCTGTTTTTTTAGACTTTGAACCAGGTATTCACTATAGCCAATTTCAAATGCAAGCGGGTGTGATGGGTATTAATACCATTAGGGTGTATAACCCAATTAAGCAATCTAAAGAAAAAGATAGTGAAGCGTATTTTATAACGACTTGGATCCCTGCTTTAAAAAAATTGCCACTGCCTTTAATACATGAACCTTGGCTTATGACTGATATGGAGCAAATTATGTATGGGTTTACTTTAGGAGAAGATTATCCAAAGCCAATTGTAGATATTGTTAAATCGGGTAAAACAGCTAGAGATTTATTATGGCAATGGAAGAAAAGTGATTTAGTCCAAAAAGAAGGTTATCGAATTATCGCGCGTCATGTGAGAAAGAATTAACACGATGGCACAACGAGAAAATAAATCTAAAGGGAAGGCTGTATTACCTCAAAAACTATGCCCAACTTGCAATAGATTGTTTAGTTGGCGTAAAAAGTGGCAAAGAGATTGGGACAATGTTATTTATTGTTCCAAACGCTGTCGCAAACATTAATACTTGGGTTTAAGTCATTTTATAAACTTATAAAAATAGGTAACGTGGTTTGATAATTTTTTTAATTGGTTATTTAATCTGTTTTTTGTTATTTTTAAGATAAATAACAGCTTGAACGCCTTGCTGATCAGTGCGATTTTGTAACGAAAGTTTACCGCCTTGCTGTTCTAACATATTACGAGATAAACTTAGACCAATGCCTTTACCTGTTTTTTTTGTGGTATAAAAGGGCACAAATAAATCATCAAAATTGCTGATCCCAGAGCCACTATCAATCACCATTAGTTCAACGCCGTTATCTTTTTCTTTGCTTTGTAAAAGCACACTTTGACCGGTTTTACTGGCTTCAATCGCATTTTTTATTAAATTTACTAAAACCTGTTCCAGTAAAACTTTATCTGCAATCACTTGTTTTGCCATTATGTTAATTTCAATATTAGTATCGAACAAAGTCAAAATACGATCAAAACACGCTTGTACAGATATGAGCTCTAAATGTACTTCATAATCTTTTGCTAAAGAGGCATAACGATTAACAAAGGTCATTAAACCACTACTGCGTGTGGCAATCACATCTAGCGCTTGGCATACGTCTTTATCTTCAGGCTTAAGCACATCTGATAAAGATTCAGCTAAAGATTTGATAGGTGAAAGAGAATTATTTATTTCATGACTCAATACACGCGTCATTTTATGCCAAGCTGCTTGCTCTGTTTGATATACTATTTGTTCAATATTAGTAAGTACAACAAGCTGATATTGATCATTTTTCATTGTAAACTGGCTATGCCTTAACTGCCATTTTTCTGTTAGCTGTTGATCTTGTAACTGCCAAGGAGATTTATTATTTTGTAGGTTATTTGTTTGTTTAAATCCTAACTTTTGTGCTTGAGTTCCTTTAATATTTTGCCATGGTTGTCCGTACCAACTTGAAAAGGCATCATTGGCATGTTGTAATCGATTAGATGCATCAAATACGCCTATCGGACTGGCCAATTGCTCTATTAGTCTGAGCACTAAAACAGCTTGTTGATCGTATTGATGTTTTCGAGTTTGTAATTCATCTGCCATTAGTGCAACTTCATCACTGAGCATTTTTATTGCACCATGATTAAACTCAGGGTTGGCTCTTAAAGAATAATCTTCTTGGCGTACAGCTTCTAAAACTGAAGATATATTAAAAAAAGGTGCTAACAAGGTTTGCCTTGCTTGCCAAAAAAAAACCCCTAAAATAATGCAAGTAAAAACGGTTACACTAACAAAAGTAAGTAATGGTGCCTGCGTTATAAGTAACAGCGCCAATAATAAGCCTATAACAACTAAGGTGAGGCCTATCGCACTTAAGCTAAGAAATTGCTCTAATGATTTAAATTTAAAACGGGCAGCTTTATTATTCACTTTGGTACCTAAATGATTTAAAAGTTAAACTTGTCAAGGCGTCGATAAATTGCACTTTTGCTGATCCCAAGTAATGCGGCGGCATCTTCTACATTATTTTTTGTTTGTAACATGGCCATTTTGAGTAATTTTTTTTCTGCCTCTTCTAAAGTCATAATGCTGAGTCCAGTACCATTATTTTGCTCTGATTGAATAACTGAGTTTTGATTATTCACATCTTTTATATCTGTGTTTTTACTTAGTTTAAAAGCTAATTCGTGGGTTTCTATTATGCCAGAATCATTCATTAATACTGCGCGGGCCATCATATGGCTAAGCTCTCTGACGTTGCCTGGCCAAGAATAATGGCATAAATGAGTTTGAGCATTTTGAGTAAGGGTCGGTTCAGGTAATTGATATTTTTCACTATGTTGTTTTATGAAATATTCCGCCAAAGGGATAATATCATCGACACGATTTCTAAGGGCTGGTACTTCAAGTTCAATGGTATTGAGCCTAAAATATAAATCAGTACGAAAGGCGCCTTGGTCTATTAAGGTTTCAAAGTCGGCATTTGATGCACAAATGATGCGACAATTGGCTTTATAGGTGTGATTATCACCGACACGTTCAAATTCATTGGACTCTAATACTCTTAATAACTTGGCTTGTTGCGCCAAGGCTAAAGTTCCAATTTCATCTAAAAATAAAGTACCATTATTGGCTGCTTCAAAGCGACCAATGCGATCTTGTTTGGCATCGGTAAACGCGCCTTTTTTATGGCCAAATAACTCACTTTCAAATAATGTTTCTGTAATTGCGCCAACATTAACATTGATACACTGACCTTTTCGGAGTGATGCGTGATGGATAAACTGTGCAATACAGCTTTTTCCTGTGCCATTTTCACCTCTTAAAAATACTGTCGCATCAGTTTTAGCAATACGCATAAGTTGCTTTTTAAGCTGTTGCATTTCATTGCTGTGCCATAAAAGAGGATTGTGTTTGCTGGGTGAATCAGATAATTGTTGCGGCTTGCTCGGCGCACTTTGTTGGCGCGCAATATCTGCCAATGCTAATTGCTTTTTAACCATCATAACCACCGCATGGTTATCCCAAGGTTTAGCAAAAAAATCTTTGGCACCTAGTTGCATTGCTTCTACAGCGAGATTGACACTAGACCAAGCTGTCATGGCAATGATGGGTGGGCTTGTGTTTGATGTTTGGTCTCGTAAAAAGTTGAGTCCTTCTTCACCGGATGTGGTATCAAACTCATAGTTCATATCAAGTAAAACTAAATCGATGTTATTCTGGCTTAGCAAGTCTTTAGCTGTTGCTAAGTCTTCAGCTTCTAAAATTCTATAGCCATGGTTTTTGAGTAAGAATTTTAAGCTAATTCTTACATCGCCTTTATCATCTACGATTAAAATGGTTTTTACTGTCATGACGTTATCTTTTTTAAAAGTGAAGCTTATGTAAACTGCATTGTTTATTTGAATTTTATGTTTGATTATCAGTTATTTACTATCTAATCAGTATTTTATGTTATCAGCTTTATTTAAAAACACAAAGCTTGGCCTAAAACCATAGGCCAAGCTATCGGTTTTATTCGCTTCTGAGCGCTTTTAATGGGTCGTCTATTACTACTTTTCTAACAGGTAGATAGCAAGCTAAAACTGAAATACTCATAATGACTGGCAAAGCGATTAATAAAGAAGTTAAATCAAGATTGATATTAGCTTGCCAAAATTTATCATTTAATAAATAGGTGATACATGCAAGACAACATCCGCTTAATACGCCAATAAACACAGGTTTGATATTTTGCTTAATTACCATTTTAATCACTGTATGTGTATGCGCACCTAAAGATAAATGTATGCCCAGCTCATAACGTCGCATTAATACACTGTAGCTTAAAACACCATATACCCCACCAGCAGCTAAACTTAATGCCAATAAAATGAGGCTGATTGTTAATAATGCTGTCAGTTGTGTTTCTCTTAAACGAATATCTAACAATTCATTTAAACTGCTAAATTGTGAGATACTTAGGTTAGGATCAATACCTTTGAGCAATGATTTAACTTGTTGAGTTTTTAATGGCGCCGTTGTTTTGATCTTAAAGCCTAAGCGTGTTGGTGAATACGGTAAATAAAATCGTTCAGTCGCATAGCTACTTCTTCGGTCGGGTACATAAATATCACGTACCACACCCACAACAGTTAAAGGTGTATTTATTTCAGTTTGTAATACCTTACCAACCGCTAACTCATCATTAAAAAGACGCTTAGCTAATGATTCACTGACTATCACCTCTGCAGGTGCAGGTTGTTCACCTGATATTGGTGTAAATCCTGTGCCGTTAACAAATTCATGCTGAAGTAGTGCAAAGCTATTTGTATCAAAAAAGCCAACACTAAAGATCCCTAACATAGTATTTTTGACATCATATAAGTAAATCTCCCACCCCATATGTAAGGGAGTAACAGCTGTTTTAGCAACATCATTGACTTGTGCTTCAGCTCTTAGGGTTGATTTGATTTCATTTGATAAAGTTAAGTATTGCGTTCTTTCAAGGCTACCAGCATCAACACGTAAATAATGGACGTTTTTACTATTAAAACCTATGTCTTGATTTAATCTATTGATTGCTGGCGTTAATACTGATGTAGCACCAAATAATAATAGAGTAGCGAAACCTATTTGGCTAGCAACTAAAACATTACGAGTAAAATGAGATATTTGAGCGCCTGTGCCTTTTCCGCTGCTATGTAAATGGTTGTTAAGTTGTGAATAATCTACTTGTTTTGCACCGATCCAGGCCATAATAAAAGCAATGAATAAGCTAATAAAGGCACTGATGAAGATAGTCATTTCATCAAGCTCTAAACGTTGTAAGCGCGTAAACATATATTGTAAGTCAGCGTCTAACCATACCATGATCCAACCAGCTAAAATAAGACCAAATAAACAAGCTGTTAGACATAATATTAATGCTTCAGCAAACATGCTCATAAATACGTGTTTCGGTTGTGCGCCAAGAGCAGCTTGTATGGCCATTACATTTTGTTTTTGAGCAGCACGAGACAAAAATAAATTGGTTAAGTTACTAATCGCGATCAGTAACAGTGTAATCACACCAGCGAGTAAAATGAGTGCCATATCTGTGCTACGTGCAATAATTTTTTGTTTCAAAGGTAAAAACTGCGCACCTATGCTGGTATTAGCGGCGACACCTTCTCTTCCTTGATATAAGGCATTTATTTGTGGGCCAAGTTCACTATTTGCTTGTGTTAAACTCACGCCTGTTTTTAATCGCGCAATACCGTTTATGCCTCCTGTGATACTATCCCAATTTGAAGTAAGAGAGACTTCTTCATCAAAACTGATGAAAGCATCAACTGGAAAACTGCCAAATACTTCAGGAGCAACAAAATCTTCACTTGTTACACCTATTATTTGATAGCGGCTTTGTCCTAATTGCGTATATTGCCCTACGATATCAGATAGGCCTTTAAAGTGTTTTTGCCAGCTTTTATAGCTTAAAATAATCACTTTTTGCTTATCATTAATGCCCTCATTGTCATTGAAATATCGTCCTAAATGCATGGCAGGACGAAGTAGACTAAAGTACTCAGGGGTGACGCGCATACCATCTAAATACGGGGCTTGTGCTAAATCTGTTAATCTATCACCAAATAATGACATCAGTGCCATTTCATCTATCACAGTATCATTGCTGTAAATGTGAAATTGCGCAGATAGAATTTGAAAACCGTATTGCGTTTCGCCATTGATGGTTTCACTTTGATCTGTTGTTATTAAATTGTCGGCATTTGGGTAAGGCAGTGGTTTACTCAGTACTAAATAGTTAATATTTAGTACTACAGCCAGTGCAGCTAACGTTAAAGATAAAGTAGCAATAACCGTAAAACTAAAGCCTGGTAACTTAAGTAAGTTGATAAATGCCAGTTTGATGTCTTGCTTAAAGAAGCTTTTAATTAAATTCATACTGCCAGCTCCATTTTTAGCTCATCAGCCATAATGCCATCAAGTAAATGCAGTTTGCGTGTCGCAAAATCAGCATAGCGAGGGTCGTGTGTTACCATGCAAATGGTTGTACCCGAACGGTTTAATTCTGCCAACATTTGCATAATAGCATCACCATTTGTTGAATCTAAGTTACCTGTTGGTTCATCTACTAATAGAATATCAGGATTGTTAACAAGCGCTCTTGCAATGGCAATGCGTTGCTGTTGTCCACCAGATAGCTGATTTGGTTTATGTTGTGCTCTGTGACTCATTTTTACTTTTTCAAGACACTCTTTTACGCGATTATTAACCTCTATATCGCTTAACGCATCCGCTCTATATCTCAATGGCAGTGCAATATTGTCATAAACGCTCAGTTCATCAATTAAATTAAAAGATTGAAAAACAAATCCGATATGTGCATTGCGCAATGTGGCACGTTCATTAATCGTTAAAGCACTGGCATCTTGTCCTGCGAGGATAAATTGACCTGATGTTGGTGCATCTAATAAACCCAGCAAAGTGAGTAGGGTGGATTTACCACAACCTGAGGGTCCAGAAATTGACACATAATCACCATCAAAAATCTCTAAGTCGACACCTTGTAGGGCATGGGTTTGCATCTCGCTAGTTACGAAAGTTTTAGTGATCCCAGTCATTTTTAGTTTGCTAATTTGATTCATTTTGATTCCTTTATTTTTATAGATTTTTATTTAGCGATTACATCAAAGTTAGGGTCGAATGTGCATGCCAGCGAGACATATCCGACAGTATAAACTGCTCAGCAGCTTTAGCACCGGAAATGATTTCAATTTTATCATGGGTTTGCGCACCAAACTGCAATTTGATCTGTTTGGCTTCATCGATACTTTGATTTAATCTGAAAAGGTGAGCGCTTTGGTCTTGTTCAACACCGATCGGTTTATTGATATAAAGTATATTCTTGCGAAGTCCGGTATCTATTTTTCCTTGGATATTTAACTCAGGTCTCGCGTTGTGTGTCAAAGCACTGTTTAAAACGACTTCAACTTCAACACTGCCATTGTTGATCACGGGATCAATTCGGCTTACAACGCCATTTATGATCCCACCTCGGGTATCTATTGCGACATTTTGTGACAGCTTAACTTGCTGCATTGTTGACTGAGGTACACTTAAAAGGGCGTACAATTGATCTGTGCTACCAACCAAAGCCAGTTGTTGGCCAAAACTGACGCTTTGCCCTATCTCAACACTTAAAGATT encodes:
- a CDS encoding cryptochrome/deoxyribodipyrimidine photo-lyase family protein, translating into MSINLVWFKRDLRLSDHEPLSRAIADSIRSGRKILLLYIFEDLQLSDSHYSTRHWRFVYQSLMDMQQALPDQSLWIKRGNALDIFDELNHNLDINSIFSHQEIGLGNTYHRDIQLQNWCNYHQINWYESKTGAVIRGLSNRKTWDKTWSAMMRAKIEPTLITQAKFVLHKDKYTRLESAWLTQDTLMQQGGETQAQKVLHSFFELRGKSYAYSLSSPQLSQTHCSRLSAYLSWGNISLRQVYQATLQHWDQVGWRRSLVAFSSRLHWHCHFIQKFESEHTMEYQHLNRGYDNLPTDTSANAALNLNAWKNGQTGYPLIDACMLCLKNTGYINFRMRAMLVSFLTHNLALDWRLGVKHLASVFLDFEPGIHYSQFQMQAGVMGINTIRVYNPIKQSKEKDSEAYFITTWIPALKKLPLPLIHEPWLMTDMEQIMYGFTLGEDYPKPIVDIVKSGKTARDLLWQWKKSDLVQKEGYRIIARHVRKN
- a CDS encoding DUF2256 domain-containing protein, coding for MAQRENKSKGKAVLPQKLCPTCNRLFSWRKKWQRDWDNVIYCSKRCRKH
- a CDS encoding PAS domain-containing sensor histidine kinase, producing the protein MNNKAARFKFKSLEQFLSLSAIGLTLVVIGLLLALLLITQAPLLTFVSVTVFTCIILGVFFWQARQTLLAPFFNISSVLEAVRQEDYSLRANPEFNHGAIKMLSDEVALMADELQTRKHQYDQQAVLVLRLIEQLASPIGVFDASNRLQHANDAFSSWYGQPWQNIKGTQAQKLGFKQTNNLQNNKSPWQLQDQQLTEKWQLRHSQFTMKNDQYQLVVLTNIEQIVYQTEQAAWHKMTRVLSHEINNSLSPIKSLAESLSDVLKPEDKDVCQALDVIATRSSGLMTFVNRYASLAKDYEVHLELISVQACFDRILTLFDTNIEINIMAKQVIADKVLLEQVLVNLIKNAIEASKTGQSVLLQSKEKDNGVELMVIDSGSGISNFDDLFVPFYTTKKTGKGIGLSLSRNMLEQQGGKLSLQNRTDQQGVQAVIYLKNNKKQIK
- a CDS encoding sigma-54 dependent transcriptional regulator, encoding MTVKTILIVDDKGDVRISLKFLLKNHGYRILEAEDLATAKDLLSQNNIDLVLLDMNYEFDTTSGEEGLNFLRDQTSNTSPPIIAMTAWSSVNLAVEAMQLGAKDFFAKPWDNHAVVMMVKKQLALADIARQQSAPSKPQQLSDSPSKHNPLLWHSNEMQQLKKQLMRIAKTDATVFLRGENGTGKSCIAQFIHHASLRKGQCINVNVGAITETLFESELFGHKKGAFTDAKQDRIGRFEAANNGTLFLDEIGTLALAQQAKLLRVLESNEFERVGDNHTYKANCRIICASNADFETLIDQGAFRTDLYFRLNTIELEVPALRNRVDDIIPLAEYFIKQHSEKYQLPEPTLTQNAQTHLCHYSWPGNVRELSHMMARAVLMNDSGIIETHELAFKLSKNTDIKDVNNQNSVIQSEQNNGTGLSIMTLEEAEKKLLKMAMLQTKNNVEDAAALLGISKSAIYRRLDKFNF
- a CDS encoding ABC transporter permease, with the protein product MNLIKSFFKQDIKLAFINLLKLPGFSFTVIATLSLTLAALAVVLNINYLVLSKPLPYPNADNLITTDQSETINGETQYGFQILSAQFHIYSNDTVIDEMALMSLFGDRLTDLAQAPYLDGMRVTPEYFSLLRPAMHLGRYFNDNEGINDKQKVIILSYKSWQKHFKGLSDIVGQYTQLGQSRYQIIGVTSEDFVAPEVFGSFPVDAFISFDEEVSLTSNWDSITGGINGIARLKTGVSLTQANSELGPQINALYQGREGVAANTSIGAQFLPLKQKIIARSTDMALILLAGVITLLLIAISNLTNLFLSRAAQKQNVMAIQAALGAQPKHVFMSMFAEALILCLTACLFGLILAGWIMVWLDADLQYMFTRLQRLELDEMTIFISAFISLFIAFIMAWIGAKQVDYSQLNNHLHSSGKGTGAQISHFTRNVLVASQIGFATLLLFGATSVLTPAINRLNQDIGFNSKNVHYLRVDAGSLERTQYLTLSNEIKSTLRAEAQVNDVAKTAVTPLHMGWEIYLYDVKNTMLGIFSVGFFDTNSFALLQHEFVNGTGFTPISGEQPAPAEVIVSESLAKRLFNDELAVGKVLQTEINTPLTVVGVVRDIYVPDRRSSYATERFYLPYSPTRLGFKIKTTAPLKTQQVKSLLKGIDPNLSISQFSSLNELLDIRLRETQLTALLTISLILLALSLAAGGVYGVLSYSVLMRRYELGIHLSLGAHTHTVIKMVIKQNIKPVFIGVLSGCCLACITYLLNDKFWQANINLDLTSLLIALPVIMSISVLACYLPVRKVVIDDPLKALRSE
- a CDS encoding ABC transporter ATP-binding protein; translation: MNQISKLKMTGITKTFVTSEMQTHALQGVDLEIFDGDYVSISGPSGCGKSTLLTLLGLLDAPTSGQFILAGQDASALTINERATLRNAHIGFVFQSFNLIDELSVYDNIALPLRYRADALSDIEVNNRVKECLEKVKMSHRAQHKPNQLSGGQQQRIAIARALVNNPDILLVDEPTGNLDSTNGDAIMQMLAELNRSGTTICMVTHDPRYADFATRKLHLLDGIMADELKMELAV